The following are encoded in a window of Alosa sapidissima isolate fAloSap1 chromosome 12, fAloSap1.pri, whole genome shotgun sequence genomic DNA:
- the LOC121677597 gene encoding desmoplakin-like yields the protein MSLYGSQRALNISRRDSRTDLTGGGYPYARSEMVGGNGYAQEYVEGYYTYTKGSGSGVQRSSSLAEPHQRAMLLQDQCQDALQRAEMLLQAGGGDASRMREVEHCMGVARERIDQLKGIAVELRQMGQPNDNVVRSVEQCREQLKGVHMAMSSSMQRRTRSSRGSSSWDETPGRNYQEALAWIRQQKRLIETCSWADEPAGIEQQLLKHNRFHSSIQRSPEVDRAREELMQRGDKGGLYSLDQEWDSLQKLSFTHTQHLRELQSITEEICREIMWVNEREEEELIFNWGHQNIDTYIPRKQESYSRLMSALEDKEKDLNKLKIKVDNLLKSNHPASDKIQAYMETLQTQWSWLLQITKCISVHLKENSAYSQFFKEANDTVSRLQRDHENIRKKFTCSKTTPLPNLLELLQALETEKERLVENKQQVAHLNSKAKHIVRLKPRNPEEKSSGQVIVKALLDFKQDQKVICKGDEGILKDNTQRSKWLVTGPGGLDMTVPSVCLLVPPPNPLSISLASKNEQYYEAIQSLWSQFYINIKSLISWQYCIQDINRIRSLTITMLYQMKPEEYHSIIRSLERHYQEFRQNCLGSQMFADEDKRSIESQYTHAQQHYDTLVTQLPTYSAQQQQQQQQMQQQQQLNLRKQEVKLVQQEVKKQVPVQTKVVTSVSSTLLSDLSALRLRLEGAESQLTQYLHIPVGKTCTAHLTQLQGVQRKVDGVRAEYERLKQLILQQLQGITDKDKVQFLRSELGHINQRISLLEGFSRAYFDRCEVVFSLQQMELQVEDIVKVYEARLTERETTSLDPDIVQQDSSDLQAMQAELREKESVLSDMEAELKKAQQLNNLIDPAIHKCDIDLSQHAEQVSQLSDRWLRIKNQISSRVMDLDSYLVLLRQYLQSSSGLSDWIGDTRQRLDTMRATKMDDITVLTEYLSKQKELNSEILGKRGTVECVQRDADNLVNSIKDYELQLASYGAGLETLLNIPIKRNLLQSPALTVTQEVSTLQTRYIELLTSSSDFYKHLGQMLKNMQELKLRGTRIDLLEEELSRLRDELALRSAESLRLQEASRRQEEELSRSQDQLLTLEEAKRSQAMNLGSSQDRLQELLSKIQSLELQLEEEARKRKLAEERYSELQGEQDEEARRSQRMLDEARKTRMELEMSMADRDREAERLRLQLQEEVQRAQEAQLELKRAQELHSSKLKEVHESYESRISVTQTNVLLLQQQKGEQEQLQAENREAQDEAKRLRQALAEEQERRKRAEEEAQLQRKAAQEEQGKRRRVEVQLEQSTLTVQEYTVTLTALQRSQEEAAAELKEAWEEARARQEELDRLRREQGNSSSMVASLEEELRVLMLKLAQREAQTGEDNQRLKELQCLLEEKTQLLNESMAKIQRLQALTEKLSKERLQLEEEVRTLRLQQGEMRKGWELEQETRISELTLQIKTSKMACEEHLRLLKETSAERDKLREEVERLRKQVSTTSAELQRSEKQCAELRSQKGALERRVKELENKLEETQRLHQKLQQQVETLQHQLTTREADIKRLQVERSELLLRIKKLEERPVVRHINTQTDELRPLRDPAALMFQGVCAPVSAQQLHDCGLLKQPALEQLQKSERSVDQVDAQLQPALRGARVIAGMAAGPKGKMTLAEALRQKLLSRESAVRLLEAQAATGGLMDPTVDPQRRRRVEEGQATGLVPPCSSERLLEAESACLGVREPGTGQRLGVGQAHRRGLRDEAITMQLLQAQEAVGGVLDPRLSVFLPRDLATDRNLLDKEMYTVLNTKPASYLHPLTQRPCTYTALQDTCVADPSTGHLLLPPTKAALCVKGLRADVPVWELVGVGLLEPEDLEHLLDGRLRLDDIQLRLRAYLRECGCVAGITDQQSGRTLTLQEAQQVGMLSKEATLELLEAQIACGFIMDPRDGRGYTVEEALKKGLVGAEYKEALLKAEKAVTGYSQPGGGPVLCLSEALQRGMVERSYGLRLLGAQLSSVGIIDPLLSVRIPPDTAVQRGLLAHDLRQALEAQGAISWGFSDPTDPNNQEKLRYTQLMKEGQKDPKTGLLLLPATVPSQKNTVRKRRVVIVDPDSGREMTVKQAYEAKLIDHETYVELAQQECEWEEITITAADGSKRLVIMDQTKGLKYDVQELLEKGVIKQTQLDQYRAGKITLAQLVDAICDGTKRLTSSSGLKTSTQTSASSNFSSSSGTRTSAASAPSSSATPSAASAASVSTTSNFSSSSGTRISAASAPSSSATPSAASAASVSTTSASPPKSSMTHIKSQTVSTSSVIISSSSPGRFISGEQAPLSPGRITSMSVNLASPIATVGERSPVGVIFDSDTLERVSVTEAMSSGLLDNLTGQRLLEAQACTGGLVCPSSGRRLSLQEAQRMGLITDELASRLRPAQKAYVGFVEPQGTRRLSVAEAVKERWLPHEAGQRFLEFQQATGGLWDPQEGCRRSLEEAQARGWVDPRSAQKLGDLRQHARCLICPRSSLKLSYAEALERCLLEEVTGIMMLPAAKPSSTPGSRSGSCTGSRSGSRKGSIDLTSSSSSVYTSFSYSSSSYTTSP from the exons GGTTAGAAg tgtGGAGCAGTGCAGGGAGCAGCTGAAAGGTGTGCACATGGCTATGAGTAGCAGCATGCAGAGGCGCACTCGCTCCAGTAGGGGGAGCAGCTCCTGGGATGAGACGCCAGGGAGGAACTACCAGGAGGCCCTCGCATGGATCAGACAacagaag cgtCTGATAGAGACGTGTTCCTGGGCAGATGAGCCGGCCGGCATTGAACAGCAGCTTCTGAAGCACAATCGTTTCCACAGCAGCATTCAGAGGAGCCCTGAAGTGGACAGAGCCAGAGAGGAACTG ATGCAGAGAGGTGATAAAGGAGGACTCTATTCACTAGACCAAGAATGGGACAGCCTACAG aagctgtcgttcacacacactcagcatctGCGTGAGCTGCAGAGCATCACTGAGGAGATCTGCCGTGAGATCATGTGGgtgaacgagagagaggaagaggagctcATCTTCAACTGGGGACACCAAAACATCGACACATACATCCCCCGCAAACAGGAGAGCTACTCT aggctGATGAGTGCTCTTGAGGACAAGGAGAAAGACCTGAACAAGCTGAAAATTAAGGTAGACAACCTGCTGAAGAGCAACCACCCTGCCTCCGACAAgatacag GCTTACATGGAAACTTTACAGACTCAGTGGAGCTGGCTTCTGCAGATCACCAAATGCATTAGTGTTCATCTCAAGGAGAACTCCGCCTACAGCCAG TTCTTCAAAGAAGCAAATGACACTGTCAGTCGCCTCCAGAGAGATCATGAGAATATCCGTAAAAAATTCACTTGCAGTAAAACCACACCCCTGCCCAACCTGCTGGAACTTCTTCAGGCCCTggag ACAGAGAAGGAGCGTCTTGTGGAGAACAAACAGCAGGTGGCGCACCTGAACAGCAAGGCCAAGCACATCGTCAGGCTCAAGCCCAGGAACCCAGAGGAGAAGAGCAGCGGCCAGGTCATCGTCAAGGCCCTGCTTGACTTTAAGCAGGACCAG AAAGTGATCTGCAAGGGCGATGAGGGCATTCTGAAGGACAACACCCAGCGCAGTAAGtggttggtgaccggaccagggggGCTGGACATGACCGTGCCCTCCGTCTGTTTGCTGGTGCCTCCCCCGAATCCTCTCAGCATCAGCCTGGCCAGCAA GAATGAGCAGTACTACGAGGCGATCCAGTCCCTGTGGAGCCAGTTCTACATCAACATCAAGAGCCTAATCTCCTGGCAGTACTGCATCCAGGACATCAACCGCATTAGAAGCCTCACCATCACTATG ctGTATCAGATGAAACCGGAGGAGTACCACAGTATCATCAGAAGCTTGGAGAGGCACTATCAGGAGTTCCGCCAGAACTGTCTCGGCTCGCAGATGTTTGCCGATGAGGACAAGAGAAGCATCGAGTCACAGTACACCCACGCCCAGCAGCATTACGACACGCTGGTCACACAGCTGCCCACTTAca gtgcgcagcagcagcagcagcagcagcagatgcagcagcagcagcagctgaatTTGAGGAAGCAGGAAGTCAAGCTTGTACAGCAGGAAGTGAAAAAGCAAGTGCCTGTGCAGACAAAGGTCGTGACCTCTGTCAGCTCCACCCTTCTGAGTGATCTGAGCGCGCTCCGTCTGAGGCTGGAGGGGGCAGAGTCCCAGCTCACCCAGTACCTGCACATCCCAGTGGGAAAGACATGCACTGCTCACCTCACACagctacag ggtGTGCAGCGCAAGGTGGATGGAGTACGTGCAGAGTACGAGCGCTTGAAGCAGCTGATCCTCCAGCAGCTGCAGGGGATAACGGACAAAGACAAAGTCCAATTCCTGCGCTCCGAGCTGGGCCACATCAACCAGCGCATCAGCCTGCTGGAGGGCTTCTCCAGAGCCTATTTTGATAG ATGTGAGGTGGTGTTTTCCCTGCAGCAGATGGAGCTGCAGGTGGAGGACATAGTGAAGGTGTATGAAGCTCGCCTGACGGAGAGGGAGACCACAAGCCTGGACCCCGACATCGTTCAGCAGGACAGCAGTGATCTGCAG GCCATGCAGGCAGAGCTTCGGGAGAAGGAGTCAGTCCTTAGTGACATGGAAGCAGAGCTCAAGAAAGCACAGCAGCTGAATAACCTAATCGACCCTGCCATCCACAAGTGTGACATCGACCTTTCCCAGCATGCCGAGCAAGTCAGCCAGCTCTCTGACCGCTGGCTCCGCATCAAGAACCAGATAAGCAGCAG GGTGATGGACCTGGACTCCTACTTGGTGCTGCTCCGGCAGTACCTGCAGTCCAGCTCGGGCCTCAGCGACTGGATCGGTGACACCAGGCAGCGTCTCGACACCATGCGCGCTACCAAGATGGACGACATCACTGTTCTGACAGAGTACCTCAGCAAGCAGAAG GAGCTGAACTCTGAGATTTTGGGGAAGAGAGGAACAGTAGAATGTGTGCAGAGGGACGCAGACAACCTGGTGAATTCCATCAAG gACTATGAGCTGCAGCTGGCCTCCTACGGTGCAGGCCTGGAGACACTACTGAACATCCCCATTAAAAGAAACCTGCTACAGTCCCCAGCTCTCACAGTCACACAGGAG GTTTCCACCTTGCAGACCCGCTACATAGAGCTGCTCACTAGCTCCTCCGACTTCTACAAACACCTGGGTCAGATGCTGAAGAACATGCAGGAGCTGAAG CTTCGTGGCACACGGATCGATCTCCTTGAGGAGGAGCTGAGCCGTCTTAGGGACGAGTTGGCGTTGCGCAGCGCAGAGAGCCTGCGGCTCCAGGAGGCGAGCaggagacaggaggaggagctgTCGCGCTCCCAGGACCAGCTCCTCACCTTGGAGGAGGCCAAGAGGAGCCAGGCCATGAACCTGGGCTCCTCCCAGGACCGCCTGCAGGAGCTGCTGTCCAAGATTCAGTCCCTGGAGCtccagctggaggaggaggcgcGCAAGCGCAAGCTGGCGGAGGAGCGCTACAGCGAACTGCAGGGCGAGCAGGATGAGGAGGCGCGGAGGAGCCAGCGAATGCTGGATGAAGCACGCAAGACCCGGATGGAGCTGGAGATGAGCATGGCTGACAGGGACAGGGAGGCGGAACGCTTGCGGCTCCAGCTAcaggaggaggtgcagaggGCCCAGGAGGCCCAGCTGGAGCTGAAGAGGGCGCAGGAGCTGCACAGCTCAAAGCTCAAGGAGGTGCATGAGAGTTACGAGTCCCGCATCAGTGTCACCCAGACCAACGTGCTACTCCTGCAGCAGCAGAAGGGGGAGCAGGAGCAGCTGCAGGCAGAGAACAGGGAGGCGCAAGACGAGGCCAAGAGGCTGCGCCAGGCCCTGGCTGAGGAGCAGGAGCGGCGGAAGCGCGCCGAGGAGGAGGCGCAGTTGCAGAGGAAAGCGGCCCAGGAGGAGCAGGGCAAGCGGCGCCGCGTGGAGGTGCAGCTGGAGCAGAGCACCCTGACGGTGCAGGAGTACACTGTCACGCTCACCGCCCTGCAGAGGAGCCAGGAGGAGGCGGCCGCCGAGCTCAAGGAGGCCTGGGAGGAGGCGCGTGCCCGCCAGGAGGAGCTGGACCGACTGCGGAGGGAGCAGGGCAACTCCTCCAGCATGGTAGCCAGCCTTGAAGAGGAGCTGAGGGTGCTCATGCTGAAGCTCGCCCAAAGGGAGGCGCAAACCGGAGAGGACAACCAGCGGCTCAAGGAGCTCCAATGCCTCCTGGAGGAGAAGACCCAGCTGCTGAACGAGAGCATGGCAAAGATCCAGCGCCTCCAGGCCCTCACGGAGAAGCTCAGCAAGGAGCGCCTGCAGCTGGAGGAAGAGGTCCGGACCCTGCGCCTCCAGCAGGGAGAGATGAGGAAGGGCTgggagctggagcaggagaCGCGGATCAGCGAGCTCACGCTGCAGATAAAGACCAGCAAGATGGCCTGCGAGGAGCACCTGCGCCTCCTCAAGGAGACCTCGGCAGAGCGAGATAAACTCAGGGAAGAGGTGGAGAGGCTGAGGAAGCAAGTCAGCACG ACATCTGCTGAGCTGCAGCGTTCTGAGAAGCAGTGCGCTGAGCTGCGTAGCCAAAAGGGGGCGCTGGAGAGGCGCGTCAAGGAGCTGGAGAACAAGCTGGAGGAGACCCAGCGGCTGCACCAGAAGCTCCAGCAGCAGGTGGAGACCCTCCAGCACCAACTGACCACCCGCGAGGCGGACATCAAGCGCCTTCAGGTGGAGAGGAGCGAACTCCTGCTGCGCATCAAGAAGCTTGAGGAGAGGCCCGTCGTCCGCCACATCAACACGCAGACCGACGAGCTGCGGCCTCTCCGCGACCCCGCCGCCCTGATGTTCCAGGGCGTGTGCGCTCCGGTCAGCGCGCAGCAGCTGCACGACTGCGGCCTGCTAAAGCAGCCGGCGCTGGAGCAACTGCAGAAGAGCGAGCGCAGCGTGGACCAAGTGGACGCCCAGCTGCAGCCGGCGCTGCGCGGAGCGAGGGTCATCGCCGGGATGGCAGCGGGACCCAAGGGCAAGATGACCCTGGCCGAGGCCCTCAGGCAGAAGCTGCTGTCACGCGAGAGTGCCGTCCGGCTGCTGGAGGCCCAGGCAGCCACAGGCGGGCTGATGGACCCCACAGTGGACCCCCAGCGGCGTAGACGGGTGGAGGAAGGGCAGGCCACGGGGCTGGTGCCGCCTTGCTCAAGCGAGCGTCTACTGGAGGCCGAGTCCGCCTGCTTGGGCGTGCGTGAGCCAGGGACTGGCCAGCGCCTGGGCGTGGGGCAGGCTCACCGACGGGGGCTGAGAGACGAGGCCATCACCATGCAGCTGTTGCAGGCCCAGGAGGCTGTCGGGGGCGTGCTGGACCCTCGGCTCAGCGTCTTCCTCCCGCGCGACCTGGCGACCGACCGCAATCTGCTGGACAAGGAGATGTACACCGTCCTGAACACCAAACCCGCGTCCTACCTGCATCCTCTCACCCAGCGCCCGTGCACCTACACCGCTCTGCAGGACACGTGCGTCGCTGACCCCTCCACCGGCCACCTGCTGCTGCCGCCCACCAAGGCGGCTCTGTGTGTCAAGGGTCTCCGAGCCGATGTCCCCGTCTGGGAGCTGGTCGGCGTGGGTCTCCTGGAGCCCGAAGACCTGGAGCACCTGCTGGACGGCCGCCTGCGCCTGGACGACATCCAGCTGCGGCTGCGCGCCTACCTGCGCGAGTGCGGCTGCGTGGCGGGCATTACCGACCAGCAGAGTGGCCGCACTCTTACGCTGCAGGAGGCCCAGCAGGTGGGGATGCTGAGCAAAGAAGCCACCCTGGAGCTGCTGGAGGCTCAGATCGCCTGCGGGTTCATCATGGACCCACGAGACGGCCGAGGCTACACGGTGGAGGAGGCCCTCAAGAAGGGGCTGGTTGGAGCAGAGTATAAGGAGGCTCTGTTGAAGGCTGAGAAGGCCGTGACCGGCTACAGCCAGCCAGGAGGTGGGCCTGTGCTCTGCCTCTCTGAGGCCCTGCAGCGTGGGATGGTGGAAAGGAGCTACGGTCTGCGTCTGTTAGGGGCTCAGCTGAGCAGCGTGGGCATTATTGACCCCTTGCTCAGCGTCCGCATCCCGCCCGATACAGCAGTCCAGCGTGGCCTGCTGGCCCATGACCTCCGTCAGGCGCTCGAAGCACAAGGGGCTATCAGCTGGGGATTCAGTGACCCCACCGACCCCAACAATCAGGAGAAACTCCGCTACACCCAGCTGATGAAGGAGGGCCAGAAGGACCCCAAGACCGGCCTGCTGCTCCTACCTGCCACTGTGCCCAGCCAGAAGAACACGGTCAGGAAGCGGAGGGTGGTGATTGTCGACCCCGACAGCGGACGAGAGATGACCGTAAAGCAAGCATACGAGGCGAAGCTCATAGACCATGAGACGTACGTGGAGCTTGCGCAGCAGGAGTGCGAGTGGGAAGAGATCACCATCACGGCGGCGGACGGCTCCAAGCGGCTGGTTATCATGGACCAAACCAAGGGTCTCAAGTACGATGTGCAGGAGCTGCTGGAGAAGGGCGTCATCAAACAGACCCAGCTGGATCAGTACCGCGCCGGAAAAATCACTCTAGCGCAACTAGTGGACGCCATCTGCGATGGCACGAAGCGCCTCACGTCATCGTCTGGTTTGAAGACCTCCACACAGACCTCGGCTTCCTCcaacttctcctcctcctctggcaCCAGGACTTCAGCTGCCTCCGCACCCTCTTCCTCAGCTACACCATCTGCAGCCTCTGCTGCCTCTGTCTCCACCACCTCcaacttctcctcctcctctggcaCAAGGATTTCAGCTGCCTCCGCACCCTCTTCCTCAGCTACACCATCTGCAGCCTCTGCTGCCTCTGTGTCCACCACCTCCGCCTCTCCGCCTAAATCCTCCATGACGCACATCAAATCTCAGACCGTGTCCACATCCTCGgtcatcatcagcagcagcagtcctGGCAGGTTCATCTCCGGAGAGCAGGCACCGCTCTCCCCCGGCCGCATCACTAGCATGTCAGTCAACCTGGCGTCGCCCATAGCGACTGTAGGAGAGAGAAGCCCCGTGGGGGTCATCTTCGACTCAGACACGCTGGAGAGGGTGAGTGTGACCGAGGCCATGAGCAGCGGCCTGTTGGACAACCTCACCGGCCAGCGCCTCCTAGAGGCCCAGGCGTGCACCGGCGGTCTGGTCTGCCCATCGTCTGGCCGTCGCCTCTCCCTACAGGAGGCCCAGCGCATGGGCCTGATCACGGACGAGCTGGCGTCCCGCTTGCGCCCGGCGCAGAAGGCCTACGTGGGCTTCGTCGAGCCGCAGGGCACGCGCCGACTCTCGGTGGCCGAGGCCGTGAAGGAGCGCTGGCTACCCCACGAGGCCGGCCAGCGGTTCCTGGAGTTCCAGCAGGCCACGGGCGGGCTGTGGGACCCACAGGAGGGCTGCCGGCGGAGCCTGGAGGAGGCGCAGGCCCGCGGCTGGGTGGACCCACGCTCTGCCCAGAAGCTGGGTGACCTGCGGCAGCACGCCCGCTGCCTCATCTGCCCGCGCTCCAGCCTCAAGCTGTCCTACGCCGAGGCCCTGGAGCGCTGTCTGCTGGAGGAGGTCACGGGCATCATGATGCTCCCAGCCGCAAAACCCTCGTCCACCCCAGGGTCCAGGTCAGGGTCGTGTACGGGGTCACGCTCGGGCTCGCGTAAAGGCAGCATTgacctcacctcctcctcttcatccgtATATACCAGCTTCAGCTACAGCTCTAGTTCCTATACAACTAGCCCTTGA
- the tbc1d7 gene encoding TBC1 domain family member 7, with the protein MAEDPQRNFRSAYYEKVGFRGVEEKKSLEILLKDNPLDTEKLITFCQRFPLPSMYRIHVWKVLLGILPPHSDSHSLVTRYRAEQYEDVRGALVTMRFVNDMTPLTDLHLRMFQLENQVLPRCSELSPDDVDEDFLAIGHAMEELVDDPVDCYWLVKNFVSQFHNKFGDSIPHLPKSLEHFLSQEDNALLTQLRSSGCLATLPYSLWFQRCFAGCLPDTSLQRVWDKVISGSCKILVFVAMEILLTYKIMLMGTKPEGVANFLCNMPQENTDAIVTKAIDLWHKYCGTPMHSV; encoded by the exons ATGGCAGAGGATCCGCAGCGGAACTTCCGTTCCGCGTATTATGAGAAGGTGGGCttcagaggagtggaggagaagaaGTCTTTGGAGATTCTGCTGAAAGACAACCCACTGG ACACAGAGAAGTTGATCACCTTCTGCCAGAGGTTTCCTCTGCCTTCAATGTACAGAATCCATGTGTGGAAAGTACTGCTAG GTATCCTCCCTCCCCACAGTGACTCTCACTCCTTAGTTACCCGTTACCGGGCAGAGCAGTATGAGGATGTGCGTGGGGCTCTGGTTACCATGCGGTTCGTCAATGACATGACACCGTTAACAGACCTCCACCTCCGCATGTTTCAGCTGGAGAACCAAGTGCTGCCCCGCTGCAGTGAACTAAGccca GATGATGTGGATGAGGACTTCTTGGCCATAGGCCATGCCATGGAGGAGCTGGTGGATGACCCAGTGGACTGTTACTGGCTGGTGAAGAACTTCGTCAGTCAGTTCCACAACAAGTTTGGAGACTCCATACCCCACTTG CCAAAGAGTCTGGAGCACTTCCTGTCTCAGGAGGACAACGCTCTGCTGACTCAGCTGCGTTCCTCTGGTTGCCTGGCAACCCTGCCATATTCTCTCTGGTTCCAGCGCTGCTTTGCTGGCTGCCTGCCGGACACCAGTCTGCAGAg AGTGTGGGACAAAGTGATAAGTGGCTCCTGTAAGAtccttgtttttgttgccatggaGATCCTGCTGACCTACAAAATCATGCTGATGGGCACGAAGCCTGAGGGCGTGGCCAACTTTCTGTGCAAt ATGCCTCAGGAGAACACAGACGCCATTGTGACCAAAGCCATAGACCTGTGGCACAAATACTGTGGAACACCCATGCATTCAGTataa